In Ornithinibacter aureus, the genomic stretch CAGGTGCGCACCCTGTCGCCGCAGTCGACGCTCGACCGCGGCTACGCGATCGTGCAGCACGCCGACGGCGCGGTGGTGAGCGACCCGGCATCCGTGGTCGTGGGTGAGCTGCTGCGCGTGCGCGTCGCGCGCGGCGACTTCGGGGTCAAGCCTGTCGGGCACGACGGCTAGGGTTTCGGACATGGCGAACGAGGCTGACGCGGACCCGCAGGCTGCTGAATCAACAGGTGCGGCGACGGCATCCGCCGTGCACGCCGACATCGCGGGGCTGACGTACGAGCAGGCGCGCGACGAGCTCGTCGACATCGTCGCCCGGCTCGAGAACGGACAGTCCGGGCTCGAGGAGAGCATGGGCCTGTGGCAGCGGGGCGAGGCCCTGGCCGCCCACTGCGCGACGTGGCTGGACCGCGCCGAGGCGAAGATCGCCGCCCAGGAGTGACCGGAGGGTCGGTGCTCAGGGAGTGACCGGCTGGAGGGTCTCGACGAACTGCGTCATCTCGTCGAACGTCGCGGTGCCGGTGATGAGCGTGGTCAGCTCGTCCTCATCCTCCGGGGCGTCGACGAGGCTGTTCTGAACCTTGGTGTCGCGCTCGTACATCGTCCACGTGCGCCCCGCAGCCTCCAGGGTGCCGACCTTGGGCGCACGGTTGGTCTGCGACTCGATCCATTCCCGGTTTGGATCAAGGGTCTGCTCGACCGCGACATAGGTGCCCGAGGGGGTCTGGTACCCCGCGTGCCACGTCGGGAAGCCACCCGTGGTGACGGTGTAGCGAGCAGAGGTCGCCGTCCACCCCTCGGGCAGACCCACCGGCTGCACGATCGGCCAGCCCGTGCGCTCCCGCACGTCGACGGCAGTCGCCGTGACGTCGACCGGCGGCCCGCTGACCGAGCTGACCCGCGGGACGATGAGCACGAGCACGGCGACCATCGCGAGCACCGCGGCGAGGGAGTACACCAGGTTCTTGGCAGACCCCATCGAGTAGCGGCTGCGGGCGGGCGCGGGCGTGGTCACCCCCCTATCGTCGCCGAAGGGTGCCCGGGACGCCGAATCACCCTCGACGCTAGGGTTGGTCCAGCCGTCACACGCTCACGTCAGGACGTCATGGACACCACGAACGACATGAACCCGAGCACACCAGATCGCGACCCCGGCCGAGCTGTCGCCGTCATCGGCGAACTGCTCGTCGACGTCGTGCACACCCCCGACGGCGCCACGGCCGAACACGTGGGTGGCTCACCGGCCAACGTCGCCCTGGGACTGGCCCGGCTCGGCCACGACACCTGGTTCGCGACGCTCGTCGGCACCGACGATCGCGGCATCCGCTGTGCCCAGCACGTCGAGGACGGTGGGGTGCACCTGCTCCCCGGGAGCATCAGCGACACCCACCCCACGTCGACGGCCGAGGCGACGATCGACGACTCCGGCGCCGCCAGCTACGTCTTCGACCTGCACTGGGACCTCGCCCCCGTCGAGCTCCCGCCGGATGCCGGTCACCTGCACATCGGGTCCATCGGCACC encodes the following:
- a CDS encoding exodeoxyribonuclease VII small subunit, with amino-acid sequence MANEADADPQAAESTGAATASAVHADIAGLTYEQARDELVDIVARLENGQSGLEESMGLWQRGEALAAHCATWLDRAEAKIAAQE
- a CDS encoding DUF4245 domain-containing protein translates to MTTPAPARSRYSMGSAKNLVYSLAAVLAMVAVLVLIVPRVSSVSGPPVDVTATAVDVRERTGWPIVQPVGLPEGWTATSARYTVTTGGFPTWHAGYQTPSGTYVAVEQTLDPNREWIESQTNRAPKVGTLEAAGRTWTMYERDTKVQNSLVDAPEDEDELTTLITGTATFDEMTQFVETLQPVTP